In a single window of the Dehalococcoidia bacterium genome:
- the pyrE gene encoding orotate phosphoribosyltransferase produces MGKEQRRERIKTLIEKLAMRYGDFVLSSGQKSKYYFDGKMATTDPEAATLIAEEIFEALRNVDVKAVGGLTIGAALMAPAISLIGRREGRLIPAFVVRDQRKEHGTKKFIEGYLPKGPEAKVAIIDDVITGGGSVLKAIDKVEEEGCEVVKVIVLLDRHQGGSEEVRRRGYDFVAILHADSMGRVTVDEPSTNSRRTAQGVLSS; encoded by the coding sequence GTGGGAAAAGAACAACGTAGAGAGAGAATCAAAACGCTGATCGAGAAACTCGCCATGCGGTATGGCGATTTTGTGCTTTCCTCCGGGCAAAAGAGCAAATATTACTTTGACGGTAAGATGGCTACAACCGACCCGGAAGCAGCCACTCTCATAGCCGAAGAAATCTTCGAAGCGCTCCGGAATGTCGACGTCAAAGCTGTTGGCGGATTGACGATTGGCGCTGCGCTGATGGCTCCTGCGATCTCCTTGATAGGTCGCCGTGAAGGGAGACTAATCCCAGCCTTCGTGGTCAGAGATCAGCGCAAAGAACACGGAACCAAGAAGTTCATAGAAGGGTACTTGCCCAAGGGGCCGGAAGCGAAGGTCGCCATCATAGATGACGTAATTACTGGTGGGGGCTCGGTCCTTAAGGCAATCGATAAGGTTGAGGAAGAGGGGTGTGAAGTCGTCAAGGTTATTGTCCTTTTGGACCGGCATCAAGGCGGCAGCGAGGAAGTGAGACGCCGGGGCTACGATTTTGTCGCGATCCTCCACGCGGATTCAATGGGGAGGGTGACCGTTGACGAACCTTCAACAAATTCGCGGCGAACTGCTCAAGGGGTTCTATCTTCGTAA